Proteins encoded in a region of the Pseudomonas denitrificans (nom. rej.) genome:
- a CDS encoding DMT family transporter, which translates to MPSTRTLSLTGLAMIAFAGNSILCRLALKATSIDAVSFTGIRIFSGALMLALLLKLRHRAASDGGNWRAAAALFVYAAAFSYAYVQLDAGTGALLLFGAVQVTMILVGLLRGESLRGQALAGFLLALGGLLAQLLPSASAPPLAGALLMLLSGVAWGLYSLLGRKGSDPLAITTGNFVRAISFAAVLAVFFHADLRVDTLGVVYAVLSGAVASGIGYAIWYSALPGLSAIQGASVQLSVPILAALSGAALLGEAISLRLALVSLAVLGGIALILLAKVRAPVAQRA; encoded by the coding sequence ATGCCCTCCACCCGCACCCTGAGCCTCACCGGCCTGGCGATGATCGCCTTCGCCGGCAACTCCATCCTCTGCCGCCTGGCCCTCAAGGCCACCAGCATCGACGCGGTGAGCTTCACCGGCATCCGCATCTTCTCGGGCGCGCTGATGCTTGCTCTGCTGCTGAAACTGCGCCATCGCGCCGCCAGCGACGGCGGCAACTGGCGCGCGGCGGCGGCGCTGTTCGTCTACGCCGCGGCTTTCTCCTACGCCTATGTGCAACTGGATGCCGGCACCGGCGCGCTGCTGCTGTTCGGCGCGGTGCAGGTGACCATGATCCTGGTCGGCCTGCTGCGTGGTGAAAGCCTGCGCGGGCAGGCGCTGGCGGGTTTCCTGCTGGCCCTGGGCGGCCTGCTGGCCCAGTTGCTGCCCAGCGCCAGCGCGCCGCCGCTGGCGGGTGCGCTGCTGATGTTGCTGTCCGGCGTGGCCTGGGGGCTGTACTCGCTGCTCGGGCGCAAGGGCAGCGATCCGCTGGCGATCACGACGGGCAACTTCGTGCGCGCCATTAGCTTTGCGGCGGTGCTGGCGGTGTTCTTCCACGCCGATCTGCGGGTGGACACGCTGGGCGTCGTTTACGCCGTGCTGTCCGGCGCGGTGGCCTCGGGGATCGGCTATGCCATCTGGTACAGCGCGCTGCCGGGGTTGTCCGCCATCCAGGGCGCTTCGGTGCAACTGAGCGTGCCGATTCTCGCGGCACTCTCCGGCGCCGCGCTGCTGGGCGAGGCGATCAGCCTGCGGCTGGCGCTGGTGTCGCTGGCGGTGCTGGGCGGGATCGCCCTGATCCTGCTGGCCAAGGTACGTGCCCCCGTCGCCCAGCGCGCCTGA